In a single window of the Streptacidiphilus sp. P02-A3a genome:
- a CDS encoding extracellular solute-binding protein yields the protein MNLSRLSTPQDLGRPTRRGFLIGGLAVGATAALSACSVTGVSAPKGSAGKGTGTLNVLFMQQAGYSTADIDAMTAGFQKQHPGIKVVPAFVAYEALHDKIVTAAAAGTYDVVLIDVIWPAEFAEKSIVADVTARYPAAWRQSMLAGGLTTAEYQDKFYGVPWGMDTKFFYYNRALLAKAGVDPGSLGTWSGVLDAARALKRTGTVQYPLAWSWSQAEAIMCDYTQLVGAFGGSFLDASGRLAVNQGGAVEALSWMRQTLVDGLSNPASTTFLEQDVEKTMNNGQAAMGLNWTYYLGSSNTPANSKVVGQVECVQTPAGPSGKRPGVNGAMALAISAGSKNQDAAWTYLEWLTSQAQTDPYAADALPVWRASYTDPAVTRVAPETFTAAAEQLDDLIVRPQVVNYNAISKNLQVELQNALLGNKTPQQALDDAVKASAPLMAS from the coding sequence ATGAACCTGTCCCGGCTCAGCACCCCCCAGGACCTCGGTCGGCCCACCCGCCGCGGCTTCCTCATCGGCGGCCTGGCCGTCGGCGCCACCGCCGCGCTCTCGGCCTGTAGCGTCACCGGCGTCTCCGCCCCCAAGGGCAGCGCGGGCAAGGGCACCGGCACCCTCAACGTGCTGTTCATGCAGCAGGCCGGCTACAGCACCGCCGACATCGACGCGATGACGGCCGGCTTCCAGAAGCAGCACCCCGGGATCAAGGTCGTGCCCGCCTTCGTGGCGTACGAGGCGCTGCACGACAAGATCGTCACCGCCGCCGCCGCGGGCACCTACGACGTGGTGCTGATCGACGTGATCTGGCCCGCCGAGTTCGCCGAGAAGTCCATCGTCGCCGACGTCACCGCGCGCTACCCGGCGGCCTGGCGGCAGTCGATGCTCGCCGGCGGCCTCACCACCGCCGAGTACCAGGACAAGTTCTACGGCGTGCCCTGGGGCATGGACACCAAGTTCTTCTACTACAACCGGGCGCTGCTGGCGAAGGCCGGTGTCGACCCCGGCAGCCTGGGCACCTGGAGCGGGGTGCTGGACGCCGCCCGCGCGCTGAAGCGCACCGGCACCGTGCAGTACCCGCTGGCCTGGAGCTGGTCCCAGGCCGAGGCCATCATGTGCGACTACACGCAGCTCGTGGGCGCGTTCGGCGGCAGCTTCCTGGACGCCTCGGGCCGGCTCGCGGTCAACCAGGGCGGCGCCGTCGAAGCGCTGAGCTGGATGCGGCAGACCCTGGTCGACGGCCTGAGCAACCCCGCGTCCACCACCTTCCTGGAGCAGGACGTCGAGAAGACGATGAACAACGGCCAGGCCGCGATGGGCCTGAACTGGACCTACTACCTGGGCTCGTCGAACACCCCGGCCAACTCCAAGGTGGTCGGCCAGGTCGAGTGCGTGCAGACCCCGGCCGGGCCGAGCGGCAAGCGCCCCGGCGTCAACGGCGCGATGGCGCTCGCCATCTCGGCGGGCAGCAAGAACCAGGACGCCGCCTGGACCTACCTCGAATGGCTCACCAGCCAGGCCCAGACCGACCCCTACGCCGCCGACGCGCTGCCGGTCTGGCGGGCCTCGTACACCGACCCGGCGGTGACCCGGGTCGCCCCGGAGACCTTCACCGCCGCCGCCGAGCAGCTCGACGACCTGATCGTGCGCCCGCAGGTGGTCAACTACAACGCCATCTCCAAGAACCTCCAGGTCGAGCTGCAGAACGCGCTGCTCGGCAACAAGACGCCGCAACAGGCCCTGGACGACGCGGTCAAGGCCTCGGCACCGCTGATGGCGAGCTGA
- a CDS encoding ROK family transcriptional regulator, which yields MSTAPTTERYELTDSARAVLRALALGDPASRPALGEALGLSKVTMSVAVSDLLKLDLVESRGTSRGPTGRSAVLYSVAPAAGHVLGIEVGATRLQVAAHSLDGGQIAARTEALPRHNLNVTEAASSAARKLTERVRADVGDSNGPLLAVVIAAPTLPTLPTRNSGANQLLDGVQQLATQLPVPADVPVIVENNVNCAALAEHRIGVARDREMFAYLQIGVKIGVGIVVGHRLLRGAHGAAGEVAMGPFPWAPGLAPRRAGLEEYLGSDALMRRCAAAWPARRGPAPQDAQALFDAAAQGDATARQLVDQHARDIGGLAVAVLSVIDPGLIVLGGGVGQNQLVVPEVRRTVQELAWDTEVTVGALGDHATLLGAVHTAIDRALDRIAG from the coding sequence ATGAGCACGGCGCCGACCACGGAGCGCTATGAACTGACCGACAGTGCCCGCGCGGTGCTGCGCGCGCTGGCGCTGGGAGACCCGGCGAGCCGGCCCGCCCTCGGCGAGGCCCTGGGCCTGTCCAAGGTCACCATGTCGGTGGCGGTCTCGGACCTGCTGAAACTGGACCTGGTCGAGAGCCGGGGCACCTCGCGCGGACCCACCGGGCGCAGCGCGGTGCTGTACTCGGTGGCACCGGCGGCCGGGCACGTGCTGGGCATCGAGGTCGGCGCGACCCGGCTCCAGGTGGCCGCGCACAGCCTCGACGGCGGGCAGATCGCGGCCCGGACCGAGGCACTGCCGCGGCACAACCTGAACGTCACCGAGGCGGCCTCCAGCGCGGCCCGGAAGCTGACCGAGCGGGTCCGCGCCGATGTCGGCGACAGCAACGGCCCGCTGCTCGCCGTGGTGATCGCCGCGCCGACGCTGCCCACGCTGCCGACCCGGAACTCCGGAGCCAACCAGCTGCTGGACGGCGTCCAGCAGCTGGCGACGCAGCTGCCGGTACCCGCCGACGTACCGGTGATCGTGGAGAACAACGTCAACTGCGCGGCACTGGCGGAGCACCGGATCGGCGTCGCCCGCGACCGGGAGATGTTCGCCTACCTGCAGATCGGGGTGAAGATCGGCGTCGGCATCGTGGTCGGCCACCGGCTGCTGCGGGGCGCCCACGGCGCGGCCGGCGAGGTGGCCATGGGGCCGTTCCCCTGGGCCCCCGGCCTGGCGCCCCGGCGCGCCGGACTGGAGGAGTACCTGGGCTCGGACGCGCTGATGCGGCGTTGCGCGGCGGCCTGGCCCGCCCGTCGGGGGCCCGCGCCGCAGGACGCCCAGGCCCTCTTCGACGCCGCCGCCCAGGGCGACGCCACCGCCCGGCAGTTGGTCGACCAGCACGCCCGCGACATCGGCGGTCTGGCGGTGGCGGTGCTGTCGGTGATCGACCCGGGCCTGATCGTGCTCGGCGGCGGTGTCGGGCAGAACCAGCTGGTCGTGCCGGAGGTCCGCCGCACCGTCCAGGAACTCGCCTGGGACACCGAGGTGACCGTGGGCGCGCTCGGCGACCACGCCACGCTGCTCGGCGCGGTGCACACCGCGATCGACCGCGCCCTGGACCGCATCGCCGGCTGA
- a CDS encoding N-acetylglucosamine kinase, whose protein sequence is MRLPEAQRAPAAAAVVGIDIGGTKTHLAITRPGAAVQERTVATSGWRTRSPERDAAALAGLVREHFGEPALDLPLGVGAHGCDSTEQCRVLERALAARTNGPVRVVNDAELMPWSMGVPGGIGVVSGTGAIAVARDPRGELVTCGGWGWMLGDEGGASGLVREATKAVLAELDTGRTGDPLVPRLLAALGAGDGPELAMALTLSNSADAWGSHAGEVFAAADEGSAVALRVVDQAADHLALLVQRLLQRGIDADQVVAGGAVVQSQERLRTRFVELLAARRPELTVTVLDRPPVTGALALAAASTNSRPSRTDSSSSTETHP, encoded by the coding sequence ATGCGGCTCCCCGAAGCCCAACGAGCCCCCGCCGCGGCAGCGGTGGTGGGCATCGACATCGGCGGTACCAAGACCCATCTCGCGATCACCCGCCCCGGGGCCGCGGTCCAGGAGCGCACCGTCGCCACCTCCGGCTGGCGCACCAGGTCGCCGGAGCGGGACGCCGCCGCGCTGGCCGGGCTGGTCCGCGAGCACTTCGGGGAGCCCGCACTGGACCTGCCGCTCGGCGTCGGCGCGCACGGCTGTGACAGCACCGAGCAGTGCCGGGTCCTGGAACGGGCGCTGGCGGCCCGGACCAACGGCCCGGTCCGGGTGGTCAACGACGCCGAGCTCATGCCCTGGTCGATGGGGGTGCCCGGGGGCATCGGCGTGGTCTCCGGCACCGGGGCGATCGCGGTCGCCCGCGATCCGCGGGGCGAACTGGTGACCTGCGGCGGCTGGGGCTGGATGCTCGGCGACGAGGGCGGTGCCTCCGGCCTGGTGCGCGAGGCGACCAAGGCGGTGCTGGCCGAGCTGGACACCGGCCGGACCGGGGACCCGCTGGTGCCGCGGCTGCTGGCGGCCCTCGGCGCCGGTGACGGCCCGGAACTCGCGATGGCGCTGACCCTGTCCAACTCGGCCGACGCCTGGGGCAGCCACGCGGGGGAGGTGTTCGCCGCCGCCGACGAGGGGTCGGCGGTCGCCCTGCGGGTGGTCGACCAGGCCGCGGACCACCTCGCGCTGCTGGTCCAGCGGCTGTTGCAGCGCGGGATCGACGCCGACCAGGTGGTCGCCGGGGGAGCGGTGGTGCAGTCGCAGGAGCGGCTGCGCACCCGTTTCGTCGAACTGCTGGCGGCGCGCCGCCCCGAGCTGACCGTCACCGTCCTGGACCGGCCACCGGTCACCGGCGCCCTGGCCCTGGCCGCGGCGTCCACGAACTCCCGCCCTTCCCGCACCGATTCGTCGAGCAGCACGGAGACGCACCCATGA
- a CDS encoding primary-amine oxidase, with product MNHAAVPSDPRPLHPLDPVAAAEFDAGRAALAEHGLLGANTRFAYFGLDEQPKDAVLGHRPGAPAARSLRALLIDVVTGESADVVVSLSDGTITSKRTIDPAVDGQVPILEQDFVRAEEIVHADEGWRAAMARRGLTDVSAIRACPLTAGCYDLPDERGRRIVRVLAFHQTDPLDLAWAHPVDGVAAYVDLVEGRVLRLVDELDLPVPVTSGNYDLPEVSGPPRTGLRPIEITQPEGPSFTLDGNALEWQNWSLRIGFDAREGLTLHQIAYDQCGRRRPVIYRASVPEMVVPYGDPGPTRYWQNYFDSGEYLIGRLANSLELGCDCLGEIRYLDGVVTDDHGRPRTIGNAVCVHEEDAGILWKHTDIFNGSAQTRRQRRLVISSFSTVGNYDYGFYWYFYLDGTIELEVKLTGILFTSAYRGADWPYATEVAPGLGAPGHQHLFSARLDMTVDGPRNSVEEIDVHGCPVGPDNPYGNAITRSITPLRRESEAGRVCAPERGRVWRVVNSEVTNGLGQPVGFTLYPQANPTLLADPSAPLYGRAGFATRNLWVTRYDPAHRYPAGDLVNQHPGGAGIPEFTAGDRELTDTDLVLWHTFGPTHFPRPEDWPVMPVDRCGFTLKPSGFFDRNPALDVPAPAPAHCHAVPRDR from the coding sequence GTGAACCACGCAGCTGTCCCGTCCGACCCGCGACCGCTCCATCCGCTCGACCCGGTCGCCGCCGCCGAGTTCGACGCCGGGCGGGCCGCCCTGGCCGAGCACGGCCTGCTCGGCGCGAACACCCGGTTCGCCTACTTCGGCCTCGACGAGCAGCCCAAGGACGCCGTGCTCGGGCACCGGCCGGGCGCCCCGGCGGCGCGGTCCCTGCGCGCGCTGCTGATCGACGTGGTCACCGGGGAGTCCGCCGACGTGGTGGTCTCGCTCAGTGACGGCACGATCACCTCTAAGCGCACCATCGACCCCGCCGTCGACGGCCAGGTCCCGATCCTGGAACAGGACTTCGTCCGCGCCGAGGAGATCGTGCACGCCGACGAGGGCTGGCGCGCGGCGATGGCCAGGCGCGGGCTCACCGACGTCTCCGCGATCCGCGCCTGCCCGCTGACCGCCGGGTGCTACGACCTGCCGGACGAGCGGGGGCGGCGGATCGTGCGGGTGCTGGCCTTCCACCAGACCGACCCGCTGGACCTCGCCTGGGCCCATCCGGTCGACGGCGTGGCCGCGTACGTCGATCTGGTCGAGGGACGAGTCCTCAGGCTGGTCGACGAGTTGGACCTGCCGGTGCCGGTGACCTCAGGCAACTACGACCTGCCCGAGGTCAGCGGGCCGCCCCGGACCGGGCTGCGTCCGATCGAGATCACCCAGCCGGAGGGGCCCAGCTTCACCCTCGACGGCAACGCCCTGGAGTGGCAGAACTGGTCCCTGCGGATCGGCTTCGACGCCCGCGAGGGTCTGACGCTACATCAGATAGCGTACGACCAGTGCGGCCGCCGTCGGCCGGTGATCTACCGCGCCTCGGTGCCGGAGATGGTCGTGCCCTACGGCGACCCCGGACCCACCCGGTACTGGCAGAACTACTTCGACAGCGGCGAGTACCTGATCGGCCGCCTGGCCAACTCGCTGGAGCTGGGCTGCGACTGCCTCGGCGAGATCCGCTACCTGGACGGCGTGGTCACCGACGACCACGGGCGGCCGCGGACCATCGGCAACGCCGTCTGCGTCCACGAGGAGGACGCCGGGATCCTCTGGAAGCACACCGACATCTTCAACGGCTCGGCGCAGACCCGCCGCCAACGGCGGCTGGTGATCTCCTCGTTCTCCACCGTCGGCAACTACGACTACGGCTTCTACTGGTACTTCTACCTCGACGGGACCATCGAGCTCGAAGTGAAGCTGACCGGCATCCTGTTCACCTCCGCCTACCGGGGCGCGGACTGGCCGTACGCCACCGAGGTCGCCCCCGGGCTCGGCGCGCCCGGCCACCAGCACCTGTTCAGCGCCCGGCTGGACATGACCGTCGACGGGCCGCGCAACTCGGTGGAGGAGATCGACGTGCACGGCTGTCCGGTGGGCCCGGACAACCCCTACGGCAACGCGATCACCCGCAGCATCACCCCGCTGCGGCGGGAGTCGGAGGCCGGCCGGGTCTGCGCGCCCGAGCGCGGTCGGGTCTGGCGGGTCGTCAACTCGGAAGTGACCAACGGACTCGGGCAGCCGGTCGGGTTCACCCTCTACCCGCAGGCCAACCCGACGCTGCTGGCCGACCCGTCCGCGCCGCTGTACGGCCGCGCCGGGTTCGCCACCCGGAACCTCTGGGTGACCCGGTACGACCCGGCGCACCGCTACCCGGCGGGGGACCTGGTCAACCAGCACCCCGGCGGCGCGGGCATCCCGGAGTTCACCGCCGGGGACCGGGAGTTGACCGACACCGACCTGGTGCTCTGGCACACCTTCGGGCCCACGCACTTCCCCCGGCCGGAGGACTGGCCGGTGATGCCGGTCGACCGCTGCGGCTTTACCCTGAAGCCCTCGGGCTTCTTCGACCGCAACCCGGCGCTCGACGTCCCGGCCCCGGCCCCGGCGCACTGCCACGCCGTGCCCCGGGACCGCTGA
- a CDS encoding aldehyde dehydrogenase family protein, producing the protein MDKHQHPWADCVFVDGRFQPPLDGGRSDIRDKSTDEVFATAGDASAADVDAAAASAVTAQRDWAARGHGERAAVLRRVAAALESATGLVELIMRETGCVAGKAEYEISAAVDELTEAAALASRPVGEVLRTSHPGRSSVCERVPVGLVAVITPWNFPLVLGMRVIAPALALGNAVLLKPSPETPGSGGLAIAELFARAGAPAGILQVLPGGERVGRRLVEHPDVAMVHFTGSTTVGREIARTAGSLLKRTSLELGGNNALLVLDDADVDQAAMIGAWSSFHYQGQTCISAGRHIVDRRVAEAYLRNLTDRAAAITVGDPLRQRTGLGPIINDAQLARARRLLDEAVAGGARVLTGGTNDGRFFRPTVVVDVDPASALWTEEIFAPIAPVAVVDGAEQAVALANDTRYGLVCSVLGADVHRAAAVAERLTCAMVHVNDATPQDEALAPFGGIGDSGLGGRAGGDANLDEFTERRWRTVTGTPVHYPY; encoded by the coding sequence ATGGACAAGCACCAGCACCCCTGGGCCGACTGCGTCTTCGTCGACGGCCGGTTCCAGCCGCCGCTGGACGGCGGCCGGTCGGACATCCGCGACAAGTCCACCGACGAGGTGTTCGCCACGGCGGGCGACGCCTCGGCGGCCGACGTCGACGCGGCCGCCGCCTCGGCGGTCACCGCCCAGCGCGACTGGGCCGCCCGCGGCCACGGCGAGCGCGCGGCCGTGCTGCGGCGGGTCGCGGCGGCCCTGGAGAGCGCCACCGGGCTGGTCGAACTGATCATGCGGGAGACCGGCTGCGTCGCCGGGAAGGCCGAGTACGAGATCTCGGCGGCGGTCGACGAGCTCACCGAGGCCGCGGCGCTGGCGTCGCGGCCGGTGGGGGAGGTGCTGCGGACCAGCCACCCCGGGCGCTCCTCGGTCTGTGAGCGGGTACCGGTCGGCCTGGTCGCGGTGATCACGCCGTGGAACTTCCCGCTGGTACTGGGCATGCGGGTGATCGCGCCCGCGCTGGCGCTGGGCAACGCCGTGCTGCTCAAGCCCTCGCCGGAGACCCCCGGCAGCGGCGGCCTCGCCATCGCCGAGCTCTTCGCCCGGGCCGGGGCGCCCGCGGGCATCCTCCAGGTGCTGCCCGGCGGGGAGCGGGTCGGCCGTCGGCTGGTCGAGCACCCGGACGTGGCGATGGTCCACTTCACCGGCTCGACCACGGTCGGCCGGGAGATCGCCCGTACCGCCGGGTCGCTGCTCAAGAGGACCTCGCTGGAGCTCGGCGGCAACAACGCGCTGCTGGTGCTGGACGACGCAGACGTCGACCAGGCCGCGATGATCGGGGCCTGGTCCAGCTTCCACTACCAGGGGCAGACCTGCATCAGCGCCGGACGGCACATCGTGGACCGCCGGGTCGCCGAGGCGTACCTGCGCAACCTGACCGACCGGGCGGCGGCCATCACCGTCGGCGACCCGCTGCGGCAGCGGACCGGGCTCGGTCCGATCATCAACGACGCGCAACTGGCCCGGGCCCGGCGGCTGCTGGACGAGGCGGTGGCGGGCGGCGCCCGGGTGCTCACCGGCGGCACCAACGACGGCCGGTTCTTCCGCCCCACCGTCGTCGTCGACGTGGACCCCGCCTCCGCGCTGTGGACCGAGGAGATCTTCGCGCCGATCGCGCCGGTCGCGGTCGTCGACGGCGCCGAACAGGCCGTGGCCCTCGCCAACGACACCCGGTACGGACTGGTCTGCTCCGTCCTCGGCGCCGACGTGCACCGGGCCGCGGCCGTCGCCGAGCGGCTGACCTGCGCCATGGTGCACGTCAACGACGCCACCCCGCAGGACGAGGCGCTGGCGCCGTTCGGCGGGATCGGCGACTCCGGCCTCGGCGGCCGGGCCGGCGGCGACGCCAACCTCGACGAGTTCACCGAGCGCCGCTGGCGCACGGTCACCGGCACCCCGGTCCACTACCCGTACTGA
- a CDS encoding carbohydrate ABC transporter permease produces the protein MKPGKRFQIFTHCAALLVAAVILAPFAWMVTASVTPPAALTARPYRWIPSHLDFSRYSAIFSGSGQDVAGAFRKSIINSTVVASGTVIISMAVGILGAYAFAMLRFRFRRATMMVFLATYMLPPIALLVPLYLTMSALGLLDTDLGLIIIYCSYVTPFVLWILSNYFLSIPAELEEAARVDGCSRMGALFRVILPAARPGLFATIMFAFILAWDEFLYALIFTSTNAKTIPVAIADFTGRYSTDFGLVAAGGLIASVPPVLLAVAFQRFVVGGLSAGAVKG, from the coding sequence GTGAAACCCGGCAAGCGGTTCCAGATCTTCACCCACTGCGCGGCCCTGCTGGTCGCCGCCGTCATCCTGGCCCCGTTCGCCTGGATGGTCACCGCCAGCGTCACGCCCCCGGCGGCGCTGACCGCCCGGCCCTACCGGTGGATACCGAGCCACCTGGACTTCAGCCGCTACAGCGCGATCTTCAGCGGCAGCGGCCAGGACGTGGCCGGGGCCTTCCGCAAGTCGATCATCAACTCCACCGTGGTCGCCAGCGGAACCGTCATCATCTCGATGGCGGTGGGCATCCTGGGCGCGTACGCCTTCGCGATGCTCCGGTTCCGGTTCCGACGGGCCACCATGATGGTCTTCCTGGCCACCTACATGCTGCCGCCGATCGCGCTGCTGGTGCCGCTCTACCTGACCATGAGCGCGCTGGGGCTGCTGGACACCGACCTCGGCCTGATCATCATCTACTGCTCCTACGTCACCCCCTTCGTGCTGTGGATCCTGAGCAACTACTTCCTCAGCATCCCGGCCGAGTTGGAGGAGGCGGCCCGGGTGGACGGCTGCTCGCGGATGGGCGCGCTGTTCCGGGTGATCCTGCCCGCCGCCCGACCCGGCCTCTTCGCCACCATCATGTTCGCCTTCATCCTGGCCTGGGACGAGTTCCTGTACGCGTTGATCTTCACCTCCACCAACGCCAAGACCATCCCGGTGGCCATCGCCGACTTCACCGGCCGCTACAGCACCGACTTCGGACTGGTCGCGGCGGGCGGCCTGATCGCCTCGGTGCCGCCGGTGCTGTTGGCCGTCGCCTTCCAGCGCTTCGTCGTCGGCGGTCTTTCGGCGGGCGCCGTCAAGGGCTGA
- a CDS encoding carbohydrate ABC transporter permease — MALTQHRSAGKTGERAAPVRKPRRPASQGRLAALLLLPSAVVVFGIILYPIGRTVLISFFDVNSAVAGSTPFVGLHNYTAIFSDSDFWSSMGRTVYFTVLSTALELLFGLGLALLMEQKLRMRWLFRAVVVLPWALPTVVNGAMWRGVLNAQYGSLNALLTQLHLTSAYHSWLGTPTSALNMLVLADVWKTTPLVAFFLLTGLQSIPKEIYESARVDGAGPVRAFWSITAPLLIPSVSVVLVLRTIDAFKVFDLVYVLTGGGPANGTQTIAYYTYVQAFSDQRFGFGSALADVIVVCILLLCAVYLRALRRNETSLM, encoded by the coding sequence GTGGCCCTCACCCAGCACCGATCCGCCGGAAAGACGGGCGAGCGCGCGGCACCCGTCCGCAAGCCCCGGCGCCCCGCCTCCCAGGGCAGGCTCGCGGCACTCCTGCTGCTGCCCTCCGCCGTCGTCGTCTTCGGCATCATCCTTTACCCCATCGGCCGCACCGTGCTGATCTCGTTCTTCGACGTCAACAGCGCGGTGGCCGGCTCGACCCCGTTCGTCGGGCTGCACAACTACACCGCCATCTTCAGCGACAGCGACTTCTGGTCGTCGATGGGACGGACCGTCTACTTCACGGTCCTCTCCACCGCCCTGGAGCTCCTCTTCGGCCTCGGCCTGGCGCTGCTGATGGAGCAGAAGCTGCGGATGCGCTGGCTGTTCCGAGCCGTGGTGGTGCTGCCCTGGGCACTGCCCACGGTGGTCAACGGCGCCATGTGGCGCGGCGTGCTCAACGCCCAGTACGGCTCGCTGAACGCGCTGCTGACGCAACTGCACCTGACCTCCGCCTACCACTCCTGGCTGGGCACCCCCACCAGCGCGCTGAACATGCTGGTGCTCGCCGACGTCTGGAAGACCACCCCGCTGGTGGCGTTCTTCCTGCTCACCGGTCTCCAGTCGATACCGAAGGAGATCTACGAGAGCGCCCGGGTCGACGGAGCCGGACCGGTGCGCGCCTTCTGGTCGATCACCGCGCCGCTGCTGATCCCCAGCGTGTCCGTGGTCCTGGTGCTGCGCACCATCGACGCCTTCAAGGTGTTCGACCTCGTCTATGTCCTCACCGGCGGCGGACCCGCCAACGGCACCCAGACCATCGCCTACTACACGTACGTCCAGGCGTTCTCCGACCAGCGGTTCGGATTCGGTTCGGCGCTCGCCGACGTGATCGTGGTCTGCATCCTCCTGCTCTGCGCGGTGTACCTGCGCGCACTGCGCCGCAACGAGACGAGCCTGATGTGA
- a CDS encoding APC family permease → MTDSPRGTGGEPLPGDAHRLRRGALGLIDIAAATMANIGPAMSFFFGFAFLAVTAGVASPLTILVAGIAVALLGNTLAQFCRALPSTGGFITYVGRTFGPTSAVTTALVAVSGYIIAMSSIIAISGGFLSIAVQRYFHVTVPWGVLTVVLTGLAVLVMTRGVAVSTKLAGFFFAFEMLVLVVISVTVIVQHAGHLSLTPFEPSRIHGGFAGLAAGFPLAVYLFIGWENSAALAEETDDPRRNVPRAVFSSIAVMVVSYLLFAYATVTGFGYDVGRLGQADIPFVSVAEGTVGVLACCAYLAGLTSTLGALIAGVNAQARLLFNSGREGLLPRWIGRVHPTRRTPVNATLVFVAISLVVIGGWALGHVLGGSTGHLDAVTFFSESGTMGTIPVLVVYLFTNLALPVYYRRHRPQEFSVLRHGVLPLVGAAVIVVPLYYLAKSGQDAPYNWFPWASLALVLLSLLYARVLVRRDPGIADRIGSLLADDGPVPIPVAEPAIRNSTVPQGETT, encoded by the coding sequence ATGACCGACAGCCCGAGAGGGACCGGCGGCGAGCCGCTGCCCGGCGACGCACACCGGCTGCGCCGGGGTGCGTTGGGCCTGATCGACATCGCCGCCGCCACCATGGCCAACATCGGCCCGGCCATGAGCTTCTTCTTCGGCTTCGCCTTCCTCGCGGTCACCGCCGGGGTCGCCTCCCCGCTGACCATCCTGGTCGCCGGGATCGCGGTCGCGCTGCTGGGGAACACCCTCGCCCAGTTCTGCCGGGCGCTGCCCTCCACCGGCGGCTTCATCACCTACGTCGGCCGGACCTTCGGCCCGACCAGCGCGGTCACCACCGCGCTGGTCGCGGTGAGCGGGTACATCATCGCGATGTCCTCGATCATCGCGATCTCCGGCGGCTTCCTGTCCATCGCCGTTCAGCGCTACTTCCACGTCACCGTCCCCTGGGGGGTGTTGACCGTGGTCCTGACCGGCCTGGCGGTGCTGGTGATGACCCGGGGCGTGGCGGTCTCCACCAAGCTCGCCGGGTTCTTCTTCGCCTTCGAGATGCTGGTCCTGGTCGTCATCTCGGTGACCGTGATCGTCCAGCACGCCGGGCACCTGTCGCTGACCCCCTTCGAACCCTCGCGGATCCACGGCGGCTTCGCCGGTCTTGCCGCCGGATTCCCGCTGGCCGTCTACCTGTTCATCGGCTGGGAGAACTCCGCCGCGCTGGCCGAGGAGACCGACGACCCGCGCCGCAACGTGCCGCGCGCCGTGTTCTCCTCCATCGCCGTCATGGTGGTCAGCTACCTGCTCTTCGCCTACGCGACCGTGACCGGCTTCGGCTACGACGTCGGCCGACTCGGGCAGGCGGACATCCCGTTCGTCTCGGTGGCCGAGGGCACCGTGGGCGTGCTCGCCTGCTGCGCCTACCTGGCCGGGCTCACCTCGACCCTGGGCGCGCTGATCGCCGGGGTGAACGCCCAGGCCAGGTTGCTGTTCAACTCCGGCCGCGAGGGCCTGCTGCCGCGCTGGATCGGCCGAGTGCACCCGACCCGGCGCACCCCGGTCAACGCCACCCTGGTCTTCGTGGCGATCTCGCTGGTGGTGATCGGCGGCTGGGCGCTGGGCCACGTGCTCGGCGGTTCCACCGGGCACCTGGACGCCGTCACCTTCTTCTCCGAGTCGGGGACCATGGGCACCATCCCGGTGCTGGTGGTCTACCTGTTCACCAACCTGGCGCTGCCGGTGTACTACCGGCGGCACCGGCCACAGGAGTTCTCCGTGCTCCGGCACGGCGTGCTGCCGCTGGTCGGCGCGGCGGTGATCGTCGTGCCGCTGTACTACCTGGCCAAGTCGGGCCAGGACGCCCCCTACAACTGGTTCCCCTGGGCGTCGTTGGCCCTGGTCCTGCTGTCGCTGCTGTACGCCCGGGTACTGGTGCGGCGCGACCCCGGCATCGCCGACCGGATCGGCTCGCTGCTCGCCGACGACGGCCCGGTACCGATACCCGTGGCCGAACCCGCAATCCGCAACTCCACCGTCCCGCAAGGAGAGACGACGTGA